A DNA window from Helianthus annuus cultivar XRQ/B chromosome 15, HanXRQr2.0-SUNRISE, whole genome shotgun sequence contains the following coding sequences:
- the LOC110914006 gene encoding uncharacterized protein LOC110914006 produces METVIDISGCAKEDVVMFVSQSFKGDALTWWKALVQSTRKVHLYNLSWEKFVDLVKDIYCPQHEVERIETDFLTLVMKDLDCRSYVTSFNSMSRLVPYLVTPEPKRIARFIGGLAPEVKGKIKASKPSTYRSAVDLSLSLTLDVVRSRAKKTTEEGKRKREDDQSPQSNKKGKGNSGSKKGQSNDKPRCKTCHKRHFGKCNRDPQAKPCGICKKKGHKSVECRNIKDATCYGCNEKRHIKTNCPRNAKKPEEAKKNNARVFQMQVREAVNDENVITMLISLL; encoded by the exons atggagaCGGTGATAGACATTAGCGGATGCGCGAAGGAGGATGTGGTTATGTTTGTATCCCAATCTTTTAAGGGCGatgccctcacgtggtggaaagCGCTAGTGCAGTCCACTAGGAAGGTTCACTTGTACAATCTCTCGTGGGAGAAGTTTGTTGATCTGGTGAAGGACATTtactgtcctcagcatgaggtagagaggATAGAGACTGATTTCCTCACCTTAGTGATGAAGGATCTAGAttgtagatcctatgtgactagTTTCAATTCCATGTCAAGGCTTGTACCATATCTAGTCACTCCTGAGcccaaacgcattgcgcgtttcatcggtggtcTGGCCCCTGAAGTAAAGGGGAAGATTAAGGCCTCTAAGCCATCCACCTATAGATCCGCTGTGGATTTATCATTGTCCCTCACTTTGGATGTTGTGAGAAGTCGGGCGAAGAAGACTACTGAAGAGGGAAAAAGGAAAAGAGAGGATGACCAGTCTCCTCAATCAAACAAAAAGGGCAAGGGGAACTCTGGTTCCAAAAAGGGGCAGTCAAATGATAAGCCCAGGTGCAAGACATGTCATAAGaggcactttggaaagtgcaaccGGGACCCACAGGCCAAACCATGTGGGATCTGTAAAAAGAAGGGGCACAAGTCTGTTGAGTGCCGGAatatcaaggatgcaacctgctatggttgcaatgagaagcGGCACATCAAAACCAATTGCCCCAGGAATgcaaagaagcctgaagaggcaaAGAAGAACAATGCCAGAGTGTTCCAGATGCAAGTGAGGGAAGCAGTGAATGACGAGAACGTCATAACAA tgctgataagtcttttgtag
- the LOC110914007 gene encoding heterogeneous nuclear ribonucleoprotein U-like protein 1 translates to MGPTCFKRKWPHMIGSLPPSYHNSPAQPPLDEPQLQAVSPPPLPVEEPPQQPPQPPPEPPRQRRNARMSVRGGPHFSSPWGSSSYPPIPEDPQMGGPSNASPEIDPPPASYAPPQPPIGFDNPIPTYPSSSGYNLFENTSGYPSDYGNQDPYLTAAQYHHLYPSSYPPVYPTGYSVQDYQYPPNQQPPPPPQQQQQQQTQEILERLDRVEQKAKKNKEKHNSFMKGLANLIKGKKK, encoded by the coding sequence ATGGGCCCGACTTGTTTCAAGAGAAAATGGCCACATATGATTGGTTCTTTACCCCCATCATACCATAACTCTCCAGCCCAACCTCCCTTGGATGAGCCCCAGCTTCAGGCAGtttcaccaccaccacttccTGTTGAGGAGCCACCTCAGCAGCCACCACAGCCACCTCCCGAGCCTCCAAGGCAACGGAGGAATGCACGCATGTCAGTGCGAGGAGGACCTCATTTTAGTTCTCCTTGGGGTTCGAGTTCCTACCCTCCTATTCCAGAGGACCCCCAAATGGGTGGGCCCTCGAACGCGTCACCGGAGATTGATCCTCCGCCAGCTTCATATGCACCACCTCAGCCGCCCATAGGTTTTGACAACCCTATCCCGACTTACCCAAGTTCTTCTGGGTATAATCTTTTTGAAAACACATCGGGATATCCATCAGACTATGGGAACCAGGATCCCTACCTCACCGCTGCTCAATACCATCATCTTTACCCTTCTTCTTACCCTCCAGTTTATCCAACTGGATACTCGGTACAGGATTATCAATATCCTCCGAACCagcaacctcctcctcctccccagcagcagcagcaacagcaaacTCAGGAAATCCTGGAGAGGTTAGATAGGGTTGAACAGAAAGCTAAAAAGAACAAGGAGAAGCATAATAGCTTCATGAAGGGCCTTGCAAACCTTATCAAAGGAAAGAAGAAGTAG